One genomic window of Paraburkholderia phytofirmans PsJN includes the following:
- a CDS encoding cytochrome c: protein MTIQFDRLKQYLIPVFALMCSGALSSGANAQTSNATPTPVSADAQLAKGAYLAKVGDCAACHTVNKAQPFAGGLPLATPFGTLYSTNITPDASTGIGGYSYADFATALRQGIAKDGHRLYPAMPYPSYAKIDDADMHALYRYFMQGVKPIGQPDRASELRFPFNVRALMTVWDRLYAHEQLPYQADPHQSVEWNRGAYLVQGLAHCGACHTPHGMLGQESVLDEKDNTAFLSGNTLAGWYAPNLRGHKTQTSDSDNVWSKADLVAYLRSGRMHDGVAFGPMTEVVDDSTQYLHDDDLNAIATYLTSPPLQAGATPPAPQQTGRAEQTAIALRAGRVDSSGARLYLDNCAACHRTDGTGAMPAFPSLRGNASVLSGDPASLIHIVLSGSHMPSTAAAPTPLAMPDFGWRLTDQQVADLLSFVRTSWGNRAAAVTAGEVAKVRGVALSAK from the coding sequence ATGACAATCCAATTCGATCGCTTGAAACAGTATCTGATTCCTGTGTTTGCGCTGATGTGCAGCGGCGCGCTCAGTAGCGGTGCGAATGCGCAAACCTCGAATGCCACGCCCACGCCCGTGAGCGCCGACGCGCAGCTAGCCAAAGGCGCTTATCTCGCGAAAGTCGGCGATTGCGCGGCCTGTCACACGGTAAACAAAGCGCAACCGTTCGCGGGCGGCCTGCCGCTCGCGACGCCTTTTGGCACGCTGTATTCAACCAACATCACGCCGGACGCATCGACTGGCATCGGCGGATATAGCTACGCGGACTTTGCCACGGCGTTGCGTCAGGGTATCGCCAAAGACGGCCATCGGCTGTATCCGGCAATGCCGTATCCGTCGTATGCAAAGATCGACGACGCCGACATGCATGCGCTTTATCGCTACTTCATGCAAGGCGTCAAACCCATCGGGCAGCCAGATCGCGCGTCCGAACTGCGGTTTCCATTCAACGTTCGCGCGCTGATGACCGTGTGGGATCGTTTGTATGCGCATGAGCAACTGCCCTATCAGGCAGATCCGCACCAGAGTGTGGAATGGAATCGCGGCGCATATCTGGTGCAAGGGCTCGCGCATTGCGGCGCATGTCATACGCCGCACGGCATGCTCGGCCAGGAGAGCGTGCTCGACGAGAAGGACAACACCGCGTTCCTGTCCGGCAATACGCTGGCGGGATGGTATGCGCCCAACCTGCGCGGACATAAGACGCAAACATCCGACAGCGACAATGTATGGAGCAAAGCCGACCTCGTCGCCTATCTGCGCAGCGGGCGTATGCATGACGGGGTGGCATTCGGCCCGATGACGGAAGTCGTCGACGACAGCACGCAATATCTGCACGACGACGATCTGAACGCGATCGCAACCTATCTGACGTCGCCACCATTGCAAGCAGGCGCGACGCCGCCGGCCCCGCAGCAAACCGGCCGCGCGGAACAGACGGCTATCGCGCTCCGAGCCGGTCGCGTCGATTCGTCCGGCGCCCGTCTCTATCTGGACAATTGCGCGGCCTGCCACCGCACGGATGGCACCGGCGCAATGCCGGCTTTCCCCAGCCTCAGGGGCAACGCATCGGTGCTGAGCGGCGATCCGGCATCGCTGATTCATATCGTGTTGAGTGGCTCCCATATGCCATCCACCGCCGCGGCGCCGACGCCGCTCGCCATGCCCGACTTCGGCTGGCGTTTGACCGATCAGCAGGTAGCGGACCTATTGAGCTTCGTGCGAACCAGTTGGGGAAATCGCGCGGCGGCCGTCACTGCTGGTGAAGTCGCCAAGGTTCGCGGCGTGGCGCTCAGCGCGAAATAA
- a CDS encoding porin, whose product MKKSLFALSILGTFAATVHAQSSVTLYGIVDEGVMINTNAKNVVKGKNVGGRQFSVDSNAGTQGSRWGIRGAEDLGGGLKAIFVLESGINVSTGAFGQGGTAFGRQAYVGLASSSFGSVTLGRQYDSINDYVGNYGYAAAYGGSTTEHPGDLDNVNHTFRANSTIKYASPNFNGLTFGGTVSLGGVAGEISQSSGYSLGANYGHGPFGIGVAYELFKNPSALGSLLNSNANAATFNSLNSGYLGTKPANSLQIITTGGSYDFGPAKIGAVYSNTKYMNIGAFGGATATLNSYELNALYRFTPAFSVSGEYNYTKGNAVRGDLGDQKYNQFSLLLDYALSKRTDVYFLGTFQTASGTSSTGAAAVADIGGLGDSSNNHQAVARVAIHHKF is encoded by the coding sequence ATGAAAAAATCGCTGTTTGCATTATCGATATTGGGCACCTTTGCTGCGACCGTTCACGCGCAGAGCTCGGTGACGCTGTACGGCATTGTGGATGAAGGCGTGATGATCAACACCAACGCGAAGAACGTGGTGAAGGGCAAGAACGTGGGCGGCCGGCAATTCTCGGTTGATTCCAATGCGGGCACGCAGGGCAGCCGCTGGGGCATCCGCGGCGCAGAAGATCTGGGCGGCGGCCTGAAGGCGATCTTCGTGCTGGAGTCAGGCATCAACGTCAGCACGGGCGCGTTCGGGCAAGGCGGCACTGCATTCGGCCGGCAAGCCTATGTGGGCCTCGCCAGCAGCTCGTTCGGCTCCGTAACGCTCGGCCGTCAGTACGACAGCATCAATGACTACGTGGGCAACTACGGCTATGCCGCCGCATATGGCGGATCGACGACAGAACATCCGGGCGACCTCGACAACGTCAACCATACATTTCGCGCGAACAGCACGATCAAGTACGCGAGCCCGAATTTCAACGGCCTGACTTTCGGCGGCACGGTGAGTCTGGGCGGCGTGGCGGGTGAGATTTCGCAGTCGAGCGGATACAGCCTCGGTGCGAACTACGGACACGGCCCGTTCGGGATTGGGGTCGCGTATGAACTGTTCAAGAATCCGTCGGCGTTGGGCTCGCTTCTGAACAGCAACGCGAACGCCGCGACGTTCAATTCGCTGAACTCGGGTTATCTCGGCACGAAGCCCGCCAACTCGCTGCAAATCATTACGACGGGCGGCTCGTACGACTTCGGCCCGGCAAAGATCGGCGCGGTGTATTCGAATACCAAGTACATGAATATCGGCGCATTCGGTGGGGCGACCGCGACGCTCAACAGCTATGAGTTGAACGCGCTCTATCGCTTCACGCCGGCGTTCTCTGTGTCGGGTGAATACAACTACACGAAGGGCAATGCGGTGAGAGGCGACCTCGGCGACCAGAAGTACAACCAGTTCTCGTTGCTGCTCGACTACGCGCTGTCCAAACGTACCGACGTTTATTTCCTCGGCACGTTCCAGACCGCGAGCGGCACCAGTTCCACGGGCGCTGCGGCGGTTGCGGATATCGGCGGTCTCGGCGATTCGTCGAACAATCATCAGGCCGTGGCGCGCGTCGCGATTCACCACAAGTTCTAA
- a CDS encoding SDR family NAD(P)-dependent oxidoreductase translates to MNGEVSGVAVVTGAARNIGREIALQLAAAGNAVLVNARSSADEAAEVVRAIEAAGGRAAAHLADVSEPAGAQSLMEAAIHHFGQIDILVNNAAVRREVPFAELDYARWREVMSVILDGAYLCAHAALPYLRQSKAGAIVNIGGMSAHAGSAGRAHVIAAKAGLVGLTRALAHDLGPDGITVNCVVPGLIATVRGGAAGNKEPAHHAERTTLLGRRGQPDEVASLVQFLCGPTARYLTGQAIHANGGAFLG, encoded by the coding sequence ATGAACGGAGAAGTTAGCGGCGTCGCGGTCGTCACCGGAGCGGCGCGCAATATCGGCCGCGAGATCGCGTTGCAACTTGCGGCAGCGGGCAATGCAGTGCTCGTCAACGCACGCAGTTCCGCCGACGAAGCCGCCGAAGTCGTGCGCGCGATCGAGGCTGCGGGCGGCCGCGCGGCCGCGCATCTGGCCGACGTCAGCGAACCGGCGGGCGCGCAAAGTCTCATGGAAGCGGCGATTCACCATTTCGGGCAGATCGACATTCTCGTCAACAACGCCGCGGTGCGTCGCGAAGTGCCGTTCGCGGAACTGGATTACGCGCGCTGGCGCGAAGTGATGTCGGTGATTCTCGACGGCGCGTATCTGTGCGCGCACGCGGCCTTGCCGTATCTGCGGCAATCGAAGGCCGGCGCGATCGTCAACATCGGCGGCATGTCCGCGCATGCCGGTTCGGCGGGGCGCGCGCACGTGATCGCCGCGAAAGCGGGCCTCGTCGGTTTGACGCGCGCGCTGGCCCACGATCTCGGCCCGGACGGCATTACGGTCAATTGCGTGGTGCCCGGCCTGATCGCGACGGTGCGCGGTGGCGCGGCAGGCAACAAGGAACCCGCGCATCACGCTGAGCGCACCACCTTGCTCGGCCGGCGCGGCCAGCCCGACGAGGTCGCGAGCCTCGTGCAGTTTCTGTGCGGCCCGACGGCACGGTATCTGACGGGCCAGGCGATTCATGCGAACGGCGGCGCGTTTCTAGGCTGA
- a CDS encoding MFS transporter — translation MKAKAGMFSGTTGRVFMLICAMYFIEYVDRVNLSIAAPLLKSEMHLSNTQLGIALSAFGYCYAIFQIINGYLGDKIGPRRMLAFSGILWTLGTLATGVTGGLATLVLSRALVGLGEAGTIPNATRAMANWVPQIKRGFAQGFTHSAARLAATVTPPLIVLMIPLLGWRGAFIALGCVSAIWVVVWALYFRDDPRTHPTITTAEVDALPPYAGPRHRTAVPWWPLIRRIMPVTLVFFCHAWTLWLYLSWLPSFFVGVYGIDLKSTALFTSGVFLAGVVGDTAGGLLTDALYKRTGNLNKARRNVIIMGFAGSLLFLSCVLFVRDRTVIALCLAAALFCLESTEGPIWAVPMDIAPAFAGVASGFISTAAGLAAVVSPVAFGLITDMTGSYRLPFVMSIALLLVGIALSFWIRPDRPLQAGAKPTLSTESLGVHS, via the coding sequence ATGAAAGCGAAAGCAGGCATGTTCAGCGGCACCACGGGCAGAGTATTCATGCTCATCTGCGCGATGTATTTCATCGAATACGTCGACCGGGTCAATCTTTCCATCGCGGCGCCGCTGCTGAAGTCGGAGATGCATCTGTCGAATACGCAGCTCGGCATCGCGCTCTCGGCGTTCGGCTACTGCTACGCGATCTTCCAGATCATCAACGGTTATCTGGGCGACAAGATCGGACCTCGCCGGATGCTGGCGTTCTCAGGCATCTTATGGACGCTCGGCACGCTCGCGACCGGCGTGACCGGCGGCCTCGCGACGCTGGTGCTCTCGCGCGCACTCGTCGGACTCGGCGAAGCCGGCACGATTCCGAACGCCACACGGGCGATGGCCAACTGGGTTCCGCAGATAAAACGCGGCTTCGCTCAGGGCTTCACGCATTCCGCCGCGCGCCTGGCGGCCACCGTCACGCCGCCGCTGATCGTGCTGATGATTCCACTGCTCGGCTGGCGAGGTGCGTTTATCGCGCTCGGTTGCGTCAGCGCGATCTGGGTGGTCGTATGGGCGCTGTATTTCCGCGACGATCCGCGCACGCATCCGACGATCACCACCGCTGAAGTCGACGCATTGCCGCCGTATGCGGGCCCGCGCCATCGCACGGCGGTGCCGTGGTGGCCGCTGATCCGGCGCATCATGCCGGTCACGCTGGTGTTCTTCTGCCATGCATGGACGCTGTGGCTGTATCTGAGCTGGCTGCCGAGTTTCTTTGTCGGCGTGTACGGCATCGACCTCAAAAGCACGGCGCTGTTTACGTCGGGCGTGTTTCTCGCCGGCGTGGTCGGCGATACGGCGGGCGGCCTGCTGACCGACGCACTCTATAAACGCACCGGCAACCTGAATAAAGCGCGACGCAACGTCATCATCATGGGCTTTGCGGGCTCGCTGCTGTTTCTCTCGTGCGTGCTGTTCGTGCGGGACCGGACCGTGATCGCACTGTGTCTGGCCGCCGCATTGTTCTGCCTCGAATCGACCGAAGGCCCGATCTGGGCCGTGCCGATGGATATCGCGCCCGCTTTTGCGGGCGTCGCGAGCGGCTTTATCAGCACGGCGGCCGGGCTCGCGGCGGTCGTGTCGCCGGTCGCGTTCGGCCTGATTACCGACATGACGGGCAGCTATCGTCTGCCGTTCGTGATGTCGATCGCGCTGTTGCTGGTCGGCATTGCGTTGTCGTTCTGGATTCGTCCCGACCGGCCGCTGCAAGCCGGCGCGAAACCCACACTATCAACGGAATCACTGGGAGTGCATTCATGA
- a CDS encoding MFS transporter, translating into MSSSVGVAVAAARPYRVFIATWAGWMLDGFDNAIYIYVIVPALTELLPQSGFVADHAHIARLGGLMFSLFMLGWACSMFWGWCADRFGRVPTMCATILIYSIFTGACGLAPGIVSFAIFRFLTGFGIGGEWAAGAPLLQESVPEHLRERLSGWLHTGTPIGFLLASAAALVILPLGGWRVLFLIGSAPALLTIWLRLGVPESRRWQEQRCAKGSRARVRDLFAPGMSRTTWSAALMMTCLIFGLWSSTFWIPTLVITWQRAGGASVADAQYLGSLSGLILSVGTLAGCVTMPWIVRWIPRRKSVATVFFSGALICNVTSYFGIVVLLKSLPLFLITLPLLGFFTSGVFSLYTIWLPEMFPTMQRALGSGFAFSFGRVLGAAGPSIVGALAAIFGSYPLAITAVSLIYLVGLFCVKWAPETAHRALQR; encoded by the coding sequence ATGTCGAGTTCCGTCGGTGTGGCAGTTGCAGCAGCGCGTCCGTACCGCGTCTTTATCGCCACTTGGGCGGGCTGGATGCTGGACGGCTTCGACAACGCCATCTACATCTACGTGATCGTGCCGGCGTTGACGGAGTTGCTCCCGCAAAGCGGCTTTGTGGCCGATCACGCGCATATCGCGCGGCTCGGCGGTTTGATGTTCAGCCTCTTCATGCTCGGCTGGGCCTGTTCGATGTTCTGGGGCTGGTGCGCGGACCGCTTCGGCCGCGTGCCGACCATGTGCGCGACCATCCTCATCTATTCGATCTTTACCGGCGCGTGTGGGCTCGCGCCGGGCATTGTGTCGTTCGCGATCTTCCGTTTTCTGACGGGCTTCGGAATAGGCGGCGAGTGGGCGGCCGGCGCGCCGTTGTTGCAGGAGTCGGTGCCGGAGCATCTGCGTGAACGCCTGTCGGGATGGCTGCATACCGGCACGCCGATCGGCTTTCTGCTGGCATCCGCGGCCGCGTTGGTGATTCTGCCGCTGGGCGGGTGGCGCGTGCTGTTTCTGATCGGCAGCGCGCCCGCGTTGCTGACGATCTGGCTGCGGCTTGGCGTGCCGGAGTCGCGCCGCTGGCAAGAACAACGCTGTGCAAAGGGTTCGCGTGCACGCGTGCGTGATCTGTTCGCGCCTGGCATGTCGCGCACGACCTGGTCGGCGGCGCTAATGATGACGTGTCTGATCTTCGGGCTGTGGTCGTCGACGTTCTGGATTCCGACGCTCGTCATCACCTGGCAGCGCGCGGGCGGCGCATCCGTTGCCGATGCGCAGTATCTCGGCTCGCTGAGCGGCTTGATCCTGAGTGTCGGCACGCTCGCAGGATGCGTCACGATGCCGTGGATCGTGCGCTGGATTCCGCGCCGCAAATCGGTCGCCACGGTGTTCTTTTCCGGCGCGCTGATCTGCAATGTCACGTCGTACTTCGGCATCGTAGTGCTGCTGAAAAGCCTGCCGCTCTTCCTGATCACGCTGCCGTTGCTTGGCTTCTTCACGAGCGGCGTGTTCTCGCTGTACACGATCTGGCTGCCCGAAATGTTCCCGACGATGCAGCGCGCGCTCGGTTCCGGATTCGCTTTCAGCTTCGGCCGTGTGCTCGGCGCGGCGGGGCCGTCGATTGTCGGCGCGCTCGCGGCGATATTCGGTTCCTATCCGCTCGCGATCACTGCTGTTTCGCTGATCTATCTGGTCGGTCTCTTCTGCGTGAAGTGGGCGCCGGAAACCGCGCACCGGGCATTGCAGAGATGA
- a CDS encoding FCD domain-containing protein, giving the protein MPRPTTSLELLRSVTLSGLVQEEILRRIKTGELEAGMKLNEMDLADHLKISRSPVREAFRALEEAGLVWLEKNRGVYIREISDDEAAELYEVRAGLDEMAGRRLASKITDAQLQELHAMLDQLEASSIHGELNNYFTLNIAFHDRLVELSGNATMLGLYRQTINRMHLLRRRGFSIAGSSQASHTEHRLILDALASRDPEAVALAMRQHVQAGFQRAIAAHGAEDAAHAAAGSAAAGKAPQTTVAEGPN; this is encoded by the coding sequence ATGCCCCGCCCCACCACTTCGCTCGAGTTGCTCCGCTCCGTCACGCTGTCCGGTCTCGTGCAAGAGGAAATTCTCCGCCGCATCAAGACGGGTGAGCTCGAGGCCGGCATGAAACTCAACGAGATGGATCTCGCCGACCATCTGAAGATCAGCCGCAGTCCGGTGCGCGAAGCGTTTCGCGCGCTCGAGGAAGCGGGTCTCGTGTGGCTCGAAAAGAACCGCGGCGTCTACATCCGTGAGATTTCCGACGACGAAGCCGCCGAGCTCTACGAAGTGCGCGCCGGCCTCGACGAGATGGCCGGCCGCCGCCTGGCCTCGAAGATCACCGACGCGCAGTTGCAAGAACTGCACGCCATGCTCGATCAGCTCGAAGCCAGCTCGATCCACGGCGAGCTGAACAATTACTTCACGCTGAATATCGCCTTTCACGACCGGCTGGTCGAACTGTCGGGCAACGCGACGATGCTCGGTCTGTACCGGCAAACGATCAACCGCATGCATCTGCTGCGCCGGCGCGGCTTTTCGATCGCCGGCAGCTCGCAGGCGTCGCACACCGAACACCGCCTGATTCTCGACGCGCTCGCGAGCCGCGATCCCGAAGCCGTCGCCCTTGCCATGCGCCAGCACGTGCAGGCAGGTTTCCAGCGCGCGATCGCCGCACATGGCGCGGAAGACGCCGCGCACGCGGCAGCGGGCAGCGCAGCCGCCGGCAAAGCGCCGCAGACCACCGTCGCGGAAGGTCCGAATTAA
- a CDS encoding MmgE/PrpD family protein — protein sequence MSVEKSEGHGIVGEKLGAWIADVHASALPAQTVEIARLLLLDVTGLCIAGRDEPYIRATLQATDAGGACTALGHAGSFSAFDAALINGTAAHGEDYDDTFEGGPVHSGAVVVPAVLAACEREGLGGEALLRGIVVGTELMCRLSLVAPRAIHTAGFHPTAVIGALAAAGGVASALRLNPQQATSALGIAGSMAAGIIEYLAEGTSTKRMHAGWAAQSGIRAALMARGGFDGPRTVLEGKHGFFKAFAPSRAPDFSPVLDTLGKSWIMETIAFKPYACGTMTQPYIDCAIALAERGVKAEEIRDIVCEVGEGTVHRLWEELAVKHRPPTAYAAKFSTPFCMAVGFFDRKAGFSQFTEARIHDPAVLALAGKIRYVIDPDNEYPSNFTGHLRATLNDGTVQEVRQPHMRGGAREPLSRAELATKFTDNAQHGGWSAALADKARVWCETVFNEPALGAIAQFRQ from the coding sequence ATGAGCGTTGAAAAATCAGAAGGACACGGCATCGTTGGCGAAAAACTCGGCGCCTGGATTGCGGACGTGCACGCGTCGGCATTGCCTGCCCAGACCGTCGAAATCGCCCGTCTGCTGCTGCTCGATGTGACGGGTTTGTGCATCGCCGGGCGTGACGAACCGTATATCCGCGCCACGCTGCAAGCCACCGACGCCGGCGGCGCCTGCACTGCCCTCGGCCACGCAGGCAGCTTCAGTGCATTCGATGCGGCGCTGATCAACGGCACCGCCGCGCACGGCGAAGATTACGACGACACCTTCGAAGGCGGTCCGGTGCATTCGGGTGCGGTGGTCGTGCCCGCAGTGCTGGCGGCGTGCGAACGCGAAGGCCTGGGTGGCGAGGCGTTGCTGCGCGGCATCGTGGTCGGCACGGAATTGATGTGCCGGCTGAGTCTCGTCGCCCCGCGCGCGATCCATACGGCCGGCTTTCATCCGACCGCCGTGATCGGCGCGCTCGCGGCGGCGGGCGGTGTGGCGAGCGCATTACGCCTGAATCCGCAGCAGGCCACGTCGGCGCTCGGTATCGCGGGCAGCATGGCGGCGGGGATCATCGAGTATCTGGCCGAAGGCACCTCGACCAAGCGGATGCACGCCGGCTGGGCCGCGCAGTCCGGCATTCGCGCGGCGTTGATGGCGCGCGGCGGCTTCGACGGTCCGCGCACGGTGCTCGAAGGCAAGCACGGTTTCTTCAAGGCATTCGCGCCGTCGCGCGCGCCCGATTTTTCGCCGGTGCTCGATACGCTCGGCAAGTCGTGGATCATGGAGACGATCGCGTTCAAACCCTATGCGTGCGGCACGATGACCCAGCCGTATATCGATTGCGCGATCGCACTCGCGGAGCGCGGCGTCAAGGCGGAGGAGATTCGCGACATCGTGTGCGAGGTCGGCGAAGGCACGGTGCACCGGCTGTGGGAAGAACTCGCGGTCAAGCATCGGCCGCCGACCGCTTACGCCGCCAAATTCAGCACGCCGTTCTGCATGGCCGTGGGTTTCTTCGATCGCAAGGCGGGTTTCAGCCAGTTCACCGAAGCGCGCATTCACGATCCGGCCGTGCTCGCGCTGGCCGGCAAAATCCGCTACGTGATCGATCCGGACAACGAGTATCCGAGCAATTTCACCGGCCATCTGCGTGCAACGCTCAACGACGGCACCGTTCAGGAAGTGCGCCAGCCGCATATGCGCGGCGGCGCGCGCGAGCCGCTCTCGCGCGCCGAACTCGCCACTAAATTCACCGACAACGCGCAACACGGCGGCTGGAGTGCGGCACTCGCCGACAAGGCGCGCGTATGGTGTGAGACGGTGTTCAACGAGCCGGCGCTCGGCGCGATCGCGCAGTTCCGGCAATAG
- a CDS encoding GntR family transcriptional regulator, with amino-acid sequence MPGLRTPGEQPLYEIVRAGILERLRTGQWTAGDKIPTEPQLAEVFGVGIGTIRRAVEELVAERLLIRRAGRGTIVAKFADEHAFDHYFSFVDTDGELLKVTARLLRFGKERASPELAATLKLARGARLATADNLRLHDDVPVMLDRLWFPLDVFPTLEAEMFKARRGSIYGFYQEHFGISVVRVVEDLGGAIADEEVARALNIEAGAPVLRIERTAFTFKDQPVEFRVRFVDSSRCSYRNVRGLQD; translated from the coding sequence ATGCCAGGACTTCGTACTCCGGGAGAGCAACCGCTCTATGAAATCGTCCGCGCCGGTATTCTCGAGCGCCTTCGTACCGGCCAATGGACGGCCGGCGACAAGATCCCCACGGAGCCGCAGCTAGCCGAGGTATTCGGCGTCGGCATCGGCACGATCCGCCGCGCGGTCGAAGAACTGGTGGCCGAGCGTCTGCTGATTCGCCGGGCGGGGCGCGGCACGATCGTCGCGAAGTTCGCCGATGAACATGCGTTCGACCACTACTTCAGCTTCGTCGATACAGACGGCGAATTACTGAAAGTCACCGCGCGCCTGCTGCGTTTCGGCAAGGAGCGCGCGAGCCCGGAACTCGCCGCGACGCTCAAGCTCGCGCGCGGCGCACGGCTTGCCACCGCCGACAATCTTCGGCTGCATGACGACGTGCCTGTCATGCTCGATCGTTTGTGGTTTCCGCTCGACGTGTTCCCGACGCTCGAAGCCGAGATGTTCAAGGCACGGCGCGGTTCCATTTACGGCTTTTACCAGGAGCACTTTGGAATTTCGGTCGTGCGCGTGGTGGAAGATCTGGGTGGCGCAATCGCCGACGAAGAAGTGGCGCGCGCACTGAATATCGAAGCCGGCGCGCCGGTGTTGCGCATCGAGCGGACGGCGTTCACGTTCAAGGACCAGCCGGTCGAATTCCGTGTGCGCTTTGTCGATTCGAGCCGCTGTTCTTATCGGAACGTGCGCGGCTTGCAGGATTGA
- a CDS encoding VOC family protein encodes MPNFIKHIAFKVEDVEKERAFYENVFGYKHVNTVRRKGKNGDHISHHLTDGYMDLTLIHYEQSDSDEADFAGPAPCIHHIGMEVEDLDAFIAQIKENGGEILTAPGHLPVKFRSPNGPVAEVVPMDRWEKKTLAAGVHGEVLE; translated from the coding sequence ATGCCGAATTTCATCAAGCACATTGCATTCAAGGTTGAAGATGTCGAGAAGGAACGCGCGTTCTATGAGAACGTGTTCGGCTACAAGCACGTGAATACGGTGCGTCGCAAGGGCAAGAACGGCGACCACATTTCGCATCACCTGACCGACGGTTATATGGACCTGACGTTGATTCACTATGAGCAATCGGATTCGGACGAAGCCGACTTCGCCGGCCCGGCGCCGTGCATTCACCACATCGGCATGGAAGTGGAAGACCTTGACGCGTTCATCGCGCAAATCAAGGAAAACGGCGGCGAAATCCTGACGGCGCCGGGTCATCTGCCGGTCAAGTTCCGTTCGCCGAACGGCCCGGTTGCGGAAGTCGTGCCCATGGACCGCTGGGAAAAGAAGACGCTCGCCGCCGGCGTACACGGCGAAGTGCTCGAGTAA
- a CDS encoding MFS transporter, with protein sequence MESIRRRNRFSATTGVLIVLCIMSFLMYVDRTNISTAALAIRRDLHLSNSQLGIVFSAFALTYALAMIPGGFIGDRLGARKMLAVCGVLWGLGTLLTGFAGGLGTLLLARFVVGLGESPIVPASARALTAWMEPERRGFSQGITHACARLGNASTPILVAGLITAFSWHIAFIVLGAASLAWVVLWVWYYRDNPADHPGITPQDIARLPAKLGKTRVPMRWPPLLRALWPATVVSFCHGWILWFFLNWMPSFFAQAYHLNIRHSAIFSSGIFLSGVVGTTLGGSLSDLMLKKTGNIRRSRQTLITVGFLAPIVFFVPMFLHTSPTLAALSLAAALFLSELVTAPLWAVAMDLAPNHAATSSSIMNTGLGIAASVSPPLVGWLVDTMHSWQPVFALSMFFLVLGPIAAHWIRPDRPYLGEPEAETKEAGGFAARMDAY encoded by the coding sequence ATGGAATCGATCCGCCGCCGCAACCGCTTTTCCGCGACGACAGGCGTACTGATTGTCCTGTGCATCATGTCGTTCCTGATGTATGTGGACCGCACCAACATTTCCACCGCGGCTCTCGCGATCCGTCGGGATCTGCATCTGAGCAACTCGCAGCTTGGCATCGTGTTTTCCGCTTTTGCGCTGACCTACGCGCTCGCGATGATTCCAGGCGGCTTTATCGGCGACCGTCTCGGCGCCCGCAAGATGCTCGCCGTATGCGGCGTGCTGTGGGGGCTCGGCACGCTCCTCACTGGCTTTGCCGGCGGGCTGGGGACACTGCTGCTCGCGCGCTTCGTCGTCGGGTTGGGTGAAAGCCCGATCGTGCCCGCGTCCGCCCGCGCATTGACCGCATGGATGGAACCCGAGCGGCGCGGCTTTTCGCAAGGCATCACGCATGCCTGTGCCCGGCTCGGCAACGCATCGACGCCGATTCTCGTCGCCGGTTTGATCACCGCGTTTTCATGGCACATCGCTTTTATCGTGCTCGGCGCGGCGAGTCTCGCGTGGGTCGTGCTGTGGGTCTGGTATTACCGCGACAATCCCGCCGATCATCCGGGCATCACGCCTCAGGACATCGCTCGCCTGCCCGCGAAACTCGGCAAGACACGCGTGCCGATGCGCTGGCCGCCGCTCTTGCGCGCGCTTTGGCCGGCTACTGTAGTGAGCTTCTGTCACGGCTGGATTCTGTGGTTCTTTCTCAACTGGATGCCGTCGTTTTTCGCACAGGCGTATCACCTGAATATCCGGCATTCGGCAATCTTCAGTTCGGGGATTTTCCTGAGCGGTGTAGTCGGCACCACGCTTGGGGGCTCGCTCAGCGATCTGATGCTCAAGAAGACCGGCAACATTCGCCGCTCGCGTCAGACGCTGATTACCGTGGGTTTTCTCGCACCGATCGTGTTCTTCGTGCCGATGTTCCTGCATACGTCGCCGACGCTCGCCGCGCTCTCGCTGGCTGCCGCGCTGTTTCTCTCCGAACTGGTGACCGCACCGTTGTGGGCCGTCGCGATGGATCTCGCGCCCAATCACGCGGCGACCTCGAGCAGCATCATGAACACGGGGCTCGGCATTGCGGCATCGGTGTCGCCACCGCTGGTCGGCTGGCTGGTCGATACCATGCATTCGTGGCAACCGGTGTTCGCGCTGTCGATGTTCTTTCTCGTGCTCGGACCGATTGCCGCGCACTGGATTCGCCCAGACCGTCCCTATCTCGGCGAGCCGGAAGCAGAAACGAAAGAAGCCGGCGGTTTTGCGGCGCGGATGGACGCTTATTGA